The nucleotide sequence CTCAAATATTCTGGCATAATCGGTCGGTTGATGCAGTTCGACGGGGATCCAGTTGACAGAGGTGCCCAGCCACTGCTGATACCATTTGTTCCACTGCCGGTCATAGGTACTCAGCAGCCGGATTTCATCAAAGCCCTGTGCCTGGATGAGCGTTTTCGTAGGGCCCAAATCACCGGGCTCAGCAGGTGCTCCCTTGAGCTGATCCTGTATTATTTTCTGCCGTGCAGGAGACGCGGCGGTCGCCAGTGCTCTGAAGTCACTGTGGCCGATCCATTGAACCAGGATACGTCTCTTTGCTGCCATATCTTTGCTGTCCGTCACTGATGCATTTGTGGAATCACAAATTTGATTGTACAGAGAGTGTACAAAAATCGCAAACCAACTCACTTCAATCCAACCGAGAAAACATCTGGCCGTGTCTGACTGATAACAAAGAGACTCTCGGAATCCATTTTTATCATTCTGGCATCAGAAGTGCATCTGGAACCAGAGTTACACAGAATCTTGAATTTAATACAGCCTTTTCACAAGAGGCGCTCTCCGGCCTTCCTTGAGGCGACCTACGTCAGGGGTATTGATTGTATTCCCTGTTGAGGTTGAGTAGTTTGAGATCTCAGAGAACAACCTTGTTCAGATCCTGATCTGAGTAAATTATCAGAATAGACAAAAACATGTTCGACCCCGATGACCTGATCAACTTCGAACTCTGCTTTCCGGGATCACTGACCGGAGAAACAGAGCTCGAATGCCCCTACTGCCGCGTACTATTGACCGTCCCCGTCAACGATCCAATGGGGGAAGATAGCTTTGCCTGCTGTGAGTGTAGCGGCGTATTTGATGTGAACTGGGCCGAAGGCAGCGTGAAATACCAGCGACCGACTGAGTAAACCCCAAGAAAGTACAACCAAATGTTTCGATTTATCCACGCCGCCGACATCCACCTCGACAGTCCACTCAAAGGACTGGAACAATACGAGGGAGCTCCTGTCGAGATCATCCGCACCGCCCCTCGTGAGGCGCTCGTCAATCTTGTAGATTTGGCCATTGACGAAAGCGTCGCCTTCGTCCTGATTGCGGGGGACCTTTACGATGGAGACTGGCGGGATTTTAACACAGGCCTGTTTTTCATACGTCAGGCACAGCGGCTCCGTGATGCCGGGATTCCCCTCTACCTGATCTCCGGGAATCATGATGCCGCCAACCGGATCACCCGCAGCCTGCAGTTGCCGGAAAACGTCACCTTTTTTTCTCCCACCCAGGCAGAGACAAAACTGATCCCGGAACTGGATGTCGCCATCCACGGTCAGAGTTTTGCGACCGCAGCGGTTTACGATAACCTCGCACAGAACTACCCGGCAGCCCACTCCGGCTGTTTCAATATCGGAGTGTTGCACACCTGCGCCACCGGGAGTGAAGGTCATGAACGATATGCCCCCTGTACCCTGGAAGACCTCAAGATACACAACTATGACTACTGGGCACTGGGACATATCCATAAACGGGAAATCCTGTGCGAAGATCCTTTAATTGCGTTTTCCGGGAACATCCAGGGACGTCACATCCGCGAGACCGGCCCCAAGGGCTGCCTGTTGGTTACCGTGGACGATGAGCGACGTCTTCGCACGGAATTCCGTGCCCTGGATATCTTACGGTGGGAACGGGCAATCGTTGACCTTGATGGTGCCCGTTCCCTTGAAGAGGCACTGGAGCGGGTCTCGACCACGATGGAAACCCTGTTTGGCCAGGCGGAAGGCAGAACCCTGGCACTCCGGATCGATCTCCAGGGGGCTTGCCCTGCTCACAACGAACTGCTCGCCCGGCGGCATCAGCTGATTGCCGAGATCCGCGTACGTGCCCTGGATGTCGGTGGGGGTGAGATCTGGATTGAAAAAATCAAAATCAACACGTCTGATCCTGCATCCGGCAACACGGAAATCTCTGACGATGCTCTGGGAGAAATCCACCAGGTATTCGCTCAGGTCAAAGCCAACCCGTTGCTGCTGGCAGAACTAGGTTGTGATTTCAGTAAGCTGAACCAGAAACTGCCTGCCAACGTCAGGAATTCGGCACTCCGGCTGAACGATCAGGCATGGCTGAATG is from Gimesia maris and encodes:
- a CDS encoding metallophosphoesterase family protein; the encoded protein is MFRFIHAADIHLDSPLKGLEQYEGAPVEIIRTAPREALVNLVDLAIDESVAFVLIAGDLYDGDWRDFNTGLFFIRQAQRLRDAGIPLYLISGNHDAANRITRSLQLPENVTFFSPTQAETKLIPELDVAIHGQSFATAAVYDNLAQNYPAAHSGCFNIGVLHTCATGSEGHERYAPCTLEDLKIHNYDYWALGHIHKREILCEDPLIAFSGNIQGRHIRETGPKGCLLVTVDDERRLRTEFRALDILRWERAIVDLDGARSLEEALERVSTTMETLFGQAEGRTLALRIDLQGACPAHNELLARRHQLIAEIRVRALDVGGGEIWIEKIKINTSDPASGNTEISDDALGEIHQVFAQVKANPLLLAELGCDFSKLNQKLPANVRNSALRLNDQAWLNELLTEAESVLMSRLTGRGDQ